One part of the Sulfolobus tengchongensis genome encodes these proteins:
- a CDS encoding 50S ribosomal protein L37ae, whose protein sequence is MGKVTGIAGRFGARYGSTLRKKWKEIMERRYEDHQCPYCKTTGKVVRLASGIWYCKKCGSKWAGLAYIPY, encoded by the coding sequence ATGGGCAAAGTGACTGGTATTGCAGGAAGATTTGGTGCCAGATATGGATCCACATTAAGGAAAAAATGGAAAGAAATAATGGAAAGAAGATACGAAGATCATCAATGCCCCTACTGCAAAACTACTGGAAAAGTCGTTAGGTTAGCCTCTGGGATATGGTATTGCAAGAAATGCGGATCTAAGTGGGCAGGACTTGCATATATACCGTACTAG
- the rrp41 gene encoding exosome complex exonuclease Rrp41, whose translation MRKVLQVERPKLILEDGRRLDGRKPDELRSIKIELGVLKNADGSAIFEMGNTKVIAAVYGPKEMHPRHLSLPDRAVLRVRYHMTPFSTDERKNPAPSRREIELSKVIREALESAVLVELFPRTAIDIFTEVLQADAGSRLVSLMAASLALADAGIPMRDLIAGVAVGKADGVIVLDLNEPEDMWGEADMPVAIMPSLGQVTLLQLNGNMTPEEFRQAFDLAVKGISTIYNLQKEALKSRYIEFKEEGV comes from the coding sequence GTGAGAAAAGTGCTTCAGGTGGAGAGGCCAAAATTAATACTTGAAGATGGTAGACGATTAGATGGCAGAAAGCCTGATGAACTAAGAAGCATAAAGATAGAGTTAGGTGTTCTTAAAAATGCCGATGGTTCAGCGATTTTTGAAATGGGAAATACAAAGGTTATAGCAGCGGTTTATGGGCCAAAGGAGATGCATCCTCGACATTTATCTCTTCCAGACAGAGCTGTTTTAAGAGTCAGATATCATATGACGCCATTTTCAACAGATGAAAGAAAGAATCCTGCACCTAGTCGGAGAGAAATCGAACTTTCTAAGGTCATAAGAGAAGCTTTAGAGTCTGCGGTTCTAGTTGAACTATTTCCAAGAACTGCTATAGATATCTTCACTGAGGTTTTACAAGCAGATGCAGGATCTAGACTTGTTTCGTTAATGGCTGCTTCTTTGGCATTAGCTGATGCTGGTATCCCAATGCGCGATCTAATAGCCGGAGTAGCAGTAGGCAAGGCAGACGGAGTTATAGTTCTAGATTTAAATGAACCAGAAGATATGTGGGGAGAAGCAGACATGCCAGTTGCAATAATGCCTTCTTTGGGACAAGTAACACTATTACAGCTAAATGGTAATATGACACCAGAAGAATTTAGACAAGCCTTTGATTTAGCTGTGAAAGGTATAAGTACTATATATAATCTACAGAAAGAGGCACTAAAAAGTAGATATATTGAATTCAAAGAAGAAGGGGTGTAA
- a CDS encoding prefoldin subunit beta gives MAEKLPPEVQAQLAKFQQLKDQLDRLLLEKSAIENELREINRVLEELANLTAETAIYKIVGNLLVKSDKASVEKELNDRKELLELRSRTYQKQEGILRKQLEDLQTKINEMLSKYYPQGGQTGIKA, from the coding sequence GTGGCTGAAAAATTACCTCCAGAAGTTCAAGCTCAATTAGCTAAATTTCAACAATTAAAAGATCAGTTGGATAGGCTGTTATTAGAGAAATCAGCAATAGAAAATGAATTACGAGAGATAAATAGGGTTTTAGAAGAACTAGCCAATCTCACTGCAGAAACTGCTATATATAAAATTGTAGGTAACTTATTAGTTAAATCAGATAAAGCGTCAGTAGAAAAGGAACTCAATGATAGAAAAGAGTTGCTAGAACTCAGATCTAGAACATATCAGAAACAAGAGGGTATTTTAAGAAAACAATTAGAGGACTTACAAACTAAAATAAATGAAATGCTATCGAAATATTATCCACAAGG
- a CDS encoding ribosome assembly factor SBDS, producing the protein MTKERDYVIVKYESHGERFEILVKPKEALAFRSGKSISLSDIVVSDTIYKDVKKGLKASPAALKKVFGTTDFETIVKEILIKGELPVTAEQRKEMLESKRKQIVDFIHRNAVDPKTNLPIPPTRIEMAMEQARVQIDLNRDVEAQAMQIVKEISKIIPIKIARALLSIKVPPEYSSKVKTQLHNLGEVKKSNWLEDGTLIAELEIPAGAQQDVIDKLNNLTKGEVEVRVLQVR; encoded by the coding sequence ATGACAAAGGAGCGTGATTATGTAATAGTAAAGTATGAATCGCATGGAGAGAGGTTCGAAATCCTAGTTAAGCCGAAAGAGGCATTAGCTTTTAGGAGTGGGAAGAGCATTAGTCTTTCAGATATAGTAGTATCTGATACTATATACAAGGATGTTAAAAAAGGATTAAAAGCTTCTCCTGCTGCGCTTAAAAAAGTCTTTGGTACTACAGATTTTGAGACAATAGTCAAAGAAATTCTAATTAAAGGAGAACTGCCGGTTACTGCTGAGCAAAGGAAAGAAATGTTGGAAAGTAAGAGGAAACAGATAGTAGATTTTATACATAGAAATGCAGTGGATCCTAAAACAAATTTACCAATACCGCCTACTAGGATAGAAATGGCGATGGAACAAGCAAGGGTTCAAATTGATTTGAACCGAGATGTAGAAGCTCAAGCTATGCAAATAGTCAAGGAAATTTCGAAGATAATACCGATCAAAATAGCTAGAGCGTTGCTCAGCATTAAAGTTCCACCAGAATATAGTTCAAAAGTTAAGACGCAATTACACAATTTAGGAGAGGTTAAAAAGTCAAATTGGTTAGAGGATGGTACGTTAATTGCGGAGTTGGAAATACCTGCAGGTGCTCAACAAGATGTAATAGATAAGTTAAATAATTTGACAAAAGGAGAAGTGGAAGTTAGAGTGTTACAAGTGAGATAA
- the rrp4 gene encoding exosome complex RNA-binding protein Rrp4, with amino-acid sequence MSQQQKILLQPRSIVVPGELVAEGEFQIPWSPYILKVSNKYYSTVVGLFDVKDTQFEIIPLEGSFYYPKIGDIVIGLIEDVEIYGWVVDIKAPYKAYLPALNLLGRPVNVGEDLRRYLDVGDYIIARIENFDRTVDPVLSVKGKDLGRISNGTVIEIMPVKVPRVIGKNKSMYETLTSKSGCSMLVANNGRIWANCPSRLSEEILIEAIRKIENESHIKGLTDRIKQFIEEKLGEKSASGGEAKINT; translated from the coding sequence ATGAGTCAGCAACAAAAGATTCTTTTACAGCCAAGATCGATAGTGGTACCAGGGGAATTAGTAGCCGAAGGAGAGTTTCAGATTCCTTGGTCCCCATACATACTAAAAGTTAGTAATAAATACTATTCTACAGTAGTTGGTCTATTTGATGTAAAGGATACTCAATTTGAGATAATTCCATTAGAGGGTTCGTTTTACTATCCTAAGATTGGCGACATCGTGATAGGATTAATAGAGGATGTGGAGATTTATGGTTGGGTAGTTGATATAAAAGCACCATATAAGGCTTATTTGCCTGCTTTAAACCTTTTAGGTAGGCCTGTTAATGTTGGCGAGGATTTAAGAAGATATTTAGATGTAGGTGATTACATAATAGCCCGAATTGAGAATTTCGACAGAACAGTAGATCCAGTTTTATCGGTAAAAGGTAAAGATTTAGGTCGTATAAGTAATGGTACAGTTATTGAGATAATGCCAGTTAAGGTCCCGCGCGTTATAGGCAAGAATAAAAGTATGTACGAGACCTTAACCTCAAAAAGCGGATGCAGCATGTTAGTTGCAAATAATGGCAGAATATGGGCGAATTGTCCTTCTCGATTATCTGAGGAAATTCTAATTGAGGCTATTAGGAAAATTGAGAATGAGTCACATATAAAAGGCCTAACAGATAGAATAAAACAATTTATTGAGGAAAAATTAGGTGAGAAAAGTGCTTCAGGTGGAGAGGCCAAAATTAATACTTGA
- a CDS encoding KEOPS complex subunit Pcc1: MQIQISIHTDSNKKELEDIIYNSIIIEKIDTKYVKIRKNPIEISINAPSITRARAIMNSYILWIYTILKSLEEVEKGG, from the coding sequence ATGCAAATACAAATTTCAATCCATACAGATAGTAATAAAAAAGAGCTAGAGGATATAATATATAATTCTATAATAATTGAGAAAATAGATACTAAATATGTAAAAATTAGGAAAAACCCTATAGAGATTAGTATAAATGCCCCTTCAATTACTAGGGCTAGGGCTATAATGAACTCTTATATACTTTGGATCTATACAATTTTAAAGTCACTAGAAGAGGTGGAGAAAGGTGGCTGA
- the rrp42 gene encoding exosome complex protein Rrp42 — MSSTPSNQNIIPIIKKESIVSLFEKGIRQDGRKLTDYRSISIILDYAKKADGSALVKLGNTMVLAGTKIEVEKPYEDTPNQGNLIVNVELLPLAYETFEPGPPDENAIELARVVDRSLRDSKAIDLTKLTIEPGKSVWTVWLDVYVLDYGGNVLDACTLASVAALYNTKLYKVEQDANGIKVNKNEIIGKLPMNFPVVTVSVAKIDRYLVIDPDLDEETIMDAKISFSYTPDLRIVGIQKSGKGSIALQEIDQAENVARASAVKLLEELKKQLNI, encoded by the coding sequence TTGTCTTCAACGCCATCTAATCAAAATATAATTCCAATAATTAAAAAAGAAAGTATAGTAAGTCTTTTCGAGAAAGGCATTAGACAAGATGGAAGAAAATTAACTGACTATAGATCGATTTCAATAATATTAGACTATGCTAAAAAAGCTGATGGTTCTGCATTAGTTAAATTAGGAAACACTATGGTTTTAGCTGGGACTAAAATTGAAGTAGAAAAACCCTATGAGGATACCCCTAATCAAGGAAACCTTATAGTAAATGTGGAGCTTCTACCATTAGCATATGAAACATTCGAGCCTGGACCTCCAGATGAAAATGCTATCGAGTTAGCAAGAGTAGTAGATAGAAGCTTAAGAGACTCCAAAGCTATAGATTTAACGAAGCTTACGATAGAGCCCGGAAAGAGTGTTTGGACAGTTTGGCTTGATGTTTATGTTCTAGATTATGGCGGAAATGTTCTAGATGCTTGTACATTAGCTTCAGTAGCAGCACTATACAATACTAAGCTATATAAGGTTGAGCAAGACGCTAATGGAATTAAGGTTAACAAGAACGAAATAATAGGCAAGTTACCGATGAATTTCCCAGTAGTCACAGTATCTGTTGCAAAAATAGATAGATATCTAGTAATCGACCCAGATTTAGATGAAGAGACTATAATGGATGCAAAAATTTCATTCTCTTACACACCAGATCTAAGGATAGTAGGTATTCAGAAAAGTGGAAAAGGTAGTATTGCTTTGCAAGAAATAGATCAAGCTGAAAATGTAGCGAGAGCATCTGCAGTTAAGCTTTTAGAAGAACTTAAAAAGCAACTAAATATCTAA
- a CDS encoding ribosomal biogenesis protein, whose protein sequence is MHIYRTRVVITSSRDPSIRVRNFLNTLQFVLPDSIKINRGKKNLRELFNIAVSLGALYVVLVLAKKGNPYKMLVYDLQSFSTKYIFRLAGLSLPLDYRITLNKIRNVGNIKSVCIRNNNCIFLRDFLIDMNLFTTFSNKCQIYVNLEEISNKECELLFILATENVKFLRVVMEAEKTNANTNFNPYR, encoded by the coding sequence TTGCATATATACCGTACTAGAGTAGTTATAACTTCGTCTAGAGATCCTAGTATTAGAGTAAGGAATTTTTTAAATACATTGCAATTTGTGCTACCTGATTCGATTAAGATTAATAGAGGTAAGAAAAATCTAAGGGAACTGTTTAATATTGCTGTTAGTCTTGGTGCGTTATATGTAGTCTTGGTTTTAGCAAAAAAGGGAAATCCTTACAAAATGCTTGTTTATGATCTTCAAAGTTTTTCCACAAAGTACATATTTAGATTAGCAGGTTTATCCTTACCTCTTGATTATAGGATTACATTAAATAAGATAAGGAATGTAGGAAATATCAAATCTGTTTGCATAAGAAATAATAATTGTATATTCCTTAGAGATTTTCTGATAGATATGAACTTATTTACCACTTTTTCAAATAAATGCCAGATCTACGTTAATTTAGAAGAAATTTCAAATAAAGAATGTGAACTTTTGTTTATATTGGCAACGGAAAACGTTAAGTTCTTAAGAGTAGTAATGGAAGCGGAAAAGACAAATGCAAATACAAATTTCAATCCATACAGATAG